A window of Flavobacterium flavigenum contains these coding sequences:
- a CDS encoding glycoside hydrolase family 88/105 protein has product MLNNRINTLKVATLFISFVIFGCKTASPEAGKTNNSTNQTVVSKDLKWSDKMALTLMKRHPESWQIDDSKAPKWDYVHGLVLYSFQELYKKNPNPAYASYVQGYLDALIENDGTIKTYEIEKYNIDMIVAGRLLFNAYDKTKEEKYLKAMQLLRQQLTVHPRTQSGGFWHKKIYPNQMWLDGLYMGEPFYAEYTATFEGGKNLDDVAHQFEQIQLHATDPATGLLYHGWDESKQMPWANKETGNSPNFWSRALGWYVMALVDALDYFPKEHPKQKELVGYLNKVSESLAKYQDKSGLWYQVTDKMDKEGNYLEASGSSMFAYAFAKGVNKGYLPAKFKKIANKAFDGLTTQLIKVDADGTITLTQACQVAGLGGTPYRDGSYEYYVNEKKKDNDPKATGPFILAALELNR; this is encoded by the coding sequence ATGTTAAACAACAGAATAAACACTTTAAAAGTCGCCACACTTTTCATTTCATTCGTAATTTTTGGATGCAAGACAGCATCGCCCGAAGCAGGAAAAACTAACAACTCTACTAATCAAACAGTAGTTTCTAAAGATTTGAAATGGTCAGACAAAATGGCGTTGACATTAATGAAACGTCATCCTGAATCCTGGCAGATTGATGATTCAAAAGCGCCAAAATGGGACTACGTTCACGGACTTGTTTTATATTCATTCCAGGAATTATATAAAAAAAATCCAAATCCGGCATATGCTTCTTATGTGCAGGGATATCTGGATGCATTAATTGAAAATGACGGCACAATCAAAACTTATGAAATTGAAAAATACAATATCGATATGATTGTGGCTGGGCGTTTGCTTTTTAATGCTTATGATAAAACAAAAGAAGAAAAATATTTAAAAGCGATGCAATTGTTACGTCAACAGTTAACAGTGCATCCAAGAACGCAGTCCGGAGGATTCTGGCATAAAAAAATCTATCCTAATCAAATGTGGCTGGATGGTTTGTATATGGGAGAACCTTTCTATGCTGAATATACAGCAACTTTTGAAGGAGGAAAAAACCTTGATGATGTTGCCCATCAATTCGAACAAATTCAATTACATGCAACAGATCCGGCTACAGGTTTATTATATCACGGATGGGATGAAAGCAAACAAATGCCATGGGCAAATAAAGAAACAGGAAATTCACCAAACTTCTGGTCCCGAGCTCTTGGCTGGTATGTAATGGCTCTTGTTGATGCTTTAGATTATTTTCCGAAAGAGCATCCAAAACAAAAAGAATTGGTTGGTTATTTAAATAAAGTTTCGGAAAGTTTAGCAAAATATCAGGATAAATCTGGTTTATGGTATCAGGTTACAGATAAAATGGACAAGGAAGGAAATTATCTTGAAGCTTCAGGCTCATCCATGTTTGCCTATGCATTTGCAAAAGGTGTTAATAAAGGATACTTACCTGCAAAATTCAAAAAAATAGCCAACAAAGCTTTTGATGGACTAACTACTCAGTTAATCAAAGTTGACGCAGACGGAACTATAACATTAACTCAGGCTTGTCAGGTAGCGGGACTTGGAGGAACTCCATACAGAGATGGTTCTTATGAATATTATGTAAATGAAAAAAAGAAAGATAATGATCCTAAAGCAACAGGACCTTTTATTCTGGCAGCATTAGAATTAAACAGATAA